The stretch of DNA TTAATGCAGCAATACCTGGTAATGTTAAAACGCCATTTAGCATCTCAAAAACTAAGATAACCAAATATACGTATACTGCAAGATTTATTGCAGCAATTATTCCAGTAAAACGATAGAAACCAATCATAAATAAGATAATTAATCCTACACCAACAATACCTGCAAACACTGTCTCGTTTAATGCCTGTTCACCAAACTGGGCACCAACAGAAGTTGAAAATATTTCAGTCATATGTACTGGTAAGGAACCAGAATTAATAATATCTGCCATTTGCTGTGCAGACTCAACCGTAAAATTACCATTAATCATTACATTACTAGAATTAATGGGACCATCTACATTTGGAGCTGATACATATTTAGGTTCAGCTTTAGCAGCTTCTTCTTCAAATGAATCTCCTTCTTGATAATCCATCCAAATGACTAAACGACTATCTTGCATTTCACTAATTTCAGTTGTAACATCACCAAATTTAGATGCATCTTTTAATTGTAATGTTACTATGGGAGCGTTTGTATTCGGATCAAAATCTTGCTTTGCACTTCCCTCCACGAGGTCAGTACCGTCCAAATACAAATTATCATTGACGTCACGAAAGGTTAGATTTGCAGAGGTTGATAGCATTTCTCTAGCTTCTGCCTGATTATCTACTCCTGCTAATTGAACACGAATTCGATTATCACCTTCGATATCAATTACAGCTTCACTGATACCTAGACGGTTTACCCTATCATTCAGTGTTTGAACTGTTCCTTCTAATAAACTTTGTGACACTTCTTGAGATTGATCTACTGGTTCTACTTCATATAAAACCTCAAAACCTCCTTGCAAATCGAGCCCGAGGTTTACATCCTTTGTGATATTGGTAAACGTTGTTCCAATTACTCCTGCCAATACTAATACAACAAGAAAAAAGGCAACGATTCTACCTCTTTTTTTCATTGAACCCATTCCCTCCTTCAAATCTAGTGCGATTGTTATTCGTCTTCAACTACATTATTCTCCGTCAATGCAGCAATAGATGCCAGCAAGTCCTCATTTTGATAGGAAGACATGGTTAAATAACTTAAGTAAATGTTTGAACCTAGGTGAAAGATATCCTGAACAACTTCATATAACTGTTTTTCTGGATCTCCTTTCCACACCTTTTCTTTTAAGCATCGCCATACATCATCTGAAGTCGCTTGTGAATAGCCTAACATCTCTAACTCTTCTGCTTTACTCTGTAATGCTGGAATAATAGTTTGTTTCCACTCATCCACCTTATGCTTTATTTCCATTTTATCGCCACCAATTCCATTATAGATGGGAACAACTGTCATGCTTTGTCCACCTAATTGCATATATATCATTGTATATCAATTTTAAATATTTGAGAAGGCAGGTCGACAATTATGACCAAACAATCATTTCTACAAGGAGCTTTAATATTAATTGTTGCTGGAATGATCACCCGATTTATGGGGTTTATTAACCGGATAGTTGTTGCAAGATTGATGGGAGAAGAAGGTGTCGGACTATACATGATGGCATTACCAACTTTATTTTTGGTAATGACATTAACACAGTTCGGACTTCCAGTTGCTATTTCAAAACGGGTTGCAGAAGCTGATGCACAAAATGATCAACATAGAATTAAAAAGATAGTCGTTGTATCGTTAGCTATTACTCTAACAGCTAGTATTGTCTTTACTGCAATATTAATACTTGTAGCACCTTTAGTTGCATCAACATTGCTAACCGATGAACGAGTTATGGTTCCACTTATTGTAATTAGTCCTATTATTCCAATTGCAGCTATGTCAGCAGTATTACGAGGATATTTTCAAGGAAAGCAAAATATGACCCCTCAAAGTGTAGCTCAAGTTATTGAACAAATAGTAAGAATTATCTGTGTTGCTGTATTTATTCAATTACTACTCCCTTATGGAGTAGAATACGCTGCTGCTGGAGCAATGTTTAGTGTAATTCTTGGTGAATTTATTTCTTTACTTTATATGGTCCGTAAGTTTAAACGAAAACGAACCGTTAAAGTTAGGAATAATTTTTTTAGAGTGTTAAGTGAAGGAAAACAAACTGCTAAGGACTTATTTTCTATCTCACTCCCCACCTTAGGCAGCAGAATGATTGGTTCCTTCTCTAACTTTTTAGATCCTATTTTAGTAGTTCAAAGTCTCGCAATCGCCGGAGTAACTGCTACTGTCGCCACTAAGCAATACGGTGAGCTCACCGGATATGCGATGCCATTGTTATTTCTACCAACATTTATAACAAGTTCATTATCTATTGCACTTGTACCTTCTATTGCAGAAGCAGAAGCTAATAAACAAATAAGCGTGATTCACAATCGTATCCACCAATCAATACGAATCTCCTTTGCATCTGGAGCAATTTCAACTGTTGTCCTTACGGTTTTTGCTACAGAAATACTCACGTATATGTACGGTACAGATTCTGCAAGTAAATTTTTATTGTTAATGGCACCCTTCTTCTTGTTTCTTTATATACAAGCTCCCCTACAATCTGCTCTACAGGCTCTTGATTTGGCCAGACCGGCTATGTGGAATAGCCTTATCGGTATGGGGTTAAAATTCATAGTAATGATTTTGTTTGCATCTAATCCTTCATTTGGTATTTTAGGTGCTGCAATGGCAATTTGTGTAAGTGTCGTAATTGTAACTCTCCTTCATTTAGCAGTATTGAAGAAAAACATTAATTATATGATTCCGTTTATTGATTTTGTAAAGATGATTATTTTAGTTGGTCTTACATTCTGGATCGGATATTCATTAAAACAATTCATCCCAAATCTAGACGGGCAGATATTTATATTCGGAACTTTATTAATTGCATTACTATCTATCTATATCCTATTGCTATTTATATTGAAATTTATAACAAAGCAAGAGCTTCAGCAAATTCCCTTATTTAGAAAGAAATAAGCTTAAAACAAGCTACTTTGAAAAATAGAAAACAAAAGAACGACCAATATAGAGGATATATGTATACTATCCAACTTTATTGGTCGTTCTTTACTTATTTATCCTACATATCGTTCACTGAAAGAAGTCTCATAGCTCTTTATATCCGTTGACATCAAATTTATGAAGCTCCTACATGTTGGTATATGGTAATAGATATCGGAAGTAAATATATATGGATGAAACAATCAAAGATAAAAATACAATGATCATTCCAAATTTCATAAAACGAAGAAAGGAAATTTTTTCACCTGCACTCTCTGCCATCCCCGCAACAACAACATTTGCCGAAGCACCAATTAAGGTTGCATTACCTCCTAAACAAGCACCTATTGCTAACGCCCACCATATTGGGTCTAAATATATCATTCCATAAGATTCAAATTCTTGAATTACTGGAATCATTGCTGCGACAAATGGAATATTATCAATAAATCCAGAGAATATACCAGACATCCATAATATAAGAATTGTAGTCGTTACGTAGTCTCCTTCAGTTGTTGCAACAAGTAATCTTGCGAGTTCATCAATTATACCAACTTGTTCTAAACCACCAACAATGGTAAATAAACCAATAAAGAAAAATAATGTTACCCACTCGACTTTAGAAAAAACGTGCTCCGTATGTAAATCCTTCTCCGTTAGTAGTAATAGAAGTATTGCTCCTGATAATGCAATTGCAGTCATGGAGACATGTACGATGGAATGCAGGATAAAACCCATTATGGTAAGCAATAAAACACTTACCGACTTATATAATAAAGGTGAGATTAATAATTTTTCCTTTGCATCTAATTTCACTATTTTCTCGACTTCTGGTCTTGCATTCTTTAAAGGCTTACGAAATAGGACTAACAATAATACTAACTGAATAACAAACATGATTATTGCTACTGGAGCTGTATGCTGTAAAAATGAGAGGAATGTGAAATGATCTACAGCCTGTCCAATCATTATATTCGGAGGATCACCAATTAAGGTTGCTGAACCCCCTATATTTGAACTAAAAATAATCATTAATAAGTAGGGAAACAAAGGTAGTTTTAATAATTTCGTTATTTGAATCATTATCGGTACAAAAATTAGTACAGTTGTTACATTATCTAGAAAAGCCGATCCAATAGCCGTTAAAATCCCAGAACCAATCAGTAAAGCTACCTGATTACCTTTTACTTTTTGAGCAAAACGAATTGCTATAAAAGTGAACAGTCCTGTTTTTTCAGTGATTGAAATAAGAACCATCATCGAAAACAATAAGGCAATTGTATTCCAATCAATATATTGCGTAAATACCTCATCTATCGTATAAACCCCTGTTAATATTAAAAGTGTTCCTCCTGCAAGTGCAATAATTGCCCGATTAATTTTCTCCGTCATAATAAATATATAGCTTACGATAAATATAATTGCTGTAAGAGTTATTTCCATATATTTTATCCTCTCGTTCCAAATATGTATTATCGTCCATAACTACCTTAAAATCGCTAGCAATATAAAGAGAAATCGACTTCCGAGATACAAGTTGTCAATCTCACATTAATTATCCATTAGTGAATAGGCCCCTTACATCACTATATGCAAAGATAGAGTAAAATATCTTCTTCTAAATTGAATTCTTAGGAATAAACTGTAGTAGATGAGGACAAACACTTTCAAAAGGGGGGCTTTATGGGTTGAATAAAAATCAATGGACTGCGTTATTATATGGATGGGTTGCTTTATTCGGAATTCTAATCATCTCTAGTTTCATTCTGGCATTACTGCTTAATTTCACAGAATTCAGTGAGTCAGCTTTAAGTTTAGTAACTTTAATAATTGGTATTTTAGCTCTTTTTATTGGGGGATTAATCGCAGGATTAAAAGGTAAAAATAAGGGTTGGATGATAGGAGCTATGATTGGAGTAGGTTTCACCTTACTCATATTTCTAGTCCAATATTTAGGGTACCAACAAGGATTCACATTAAAACAGACTGCTTATCATAGCCTTTATTTAGCTGTCGCACTGCTTGGGGGTATCATAGGGGTAAATTTATCTGGTACTGAAGAAGTTGAGTGAAAAATAGAAATTTAAAAAAAGCGCAAGCGCCCGTTTATCACCGTATGTCCTGCGCCCCTGTTTTTCAAGGGGTGGTCGACTGGTCGAACTTCTTTATTTCTTTGAGATAAAGAAAACACGATAAGCGAATGCGAATCGATGTTGACTTTCACCGCAAGGGTATAAGTGCGACTATGCCTCACAAAGGACATTCGGCAGTCTTCTTTTCACCATTGGCATAAGTGCGACTATGCCTCACAAAGGACATTCGGCAGTCTTCTTTTCACCATGGTATAAGTGCGACTATGCCTCACAAAGAACACTCGGCAGCCTTCTTTATCGTAAGGAGGTCTCCGGAAGGACAATAGGTGATGGGCGCTGGAGCTGGACGTGGCTAATTAACTTGGTTGTTTATCCACAGCTCCAAAATTTTATAATTTCCTAACCATAAAAAAAGCTAATATTGATGTAAATGCCTATTATGGCATCACATCGTCATTAGCTTCTTTTATCTTCCCATAACTACAATTTATGTATATATGGGTTACTCGAGATTAGTCTTGTTTAACTTCGCGAATAGCATTACGATCGTAAGTTAGCTTTGTACCTTCTGGTGTAATCAAAACGATCGTGCCTTCATCTAACGCATGGATTTTAGCGTGTAAGCCACCGATAGTAATAATATCATTACCTTTTTCTAAGTTATCCTGCATTTGTTTTACTTGCTTTTGACGCTTTTGTTGTGGACGAATAAGTAAGAAATAAAAAATCGCAAACATTATTATAATCCACATAAATGGCATAATAGCTTCCATCTAATTCAACTCCTTTCTAAAAGTTCTTTGGATTAGCTTTGTTTAATCCATATTGTTCAAAGAATGACTCTTTGAAATCACCAAGTCGATCTTCTTTTATAGCAGTTCGAACTTGCTCCATTAATTTTAACAGAAAATGCAAGTTATGATAAGTCGTAAGTCTGAACCCAAAAGTTTCATTACATTTTATTAAATGCCTGATGTACGCTCTTGAATAATTCTTACAAACATGACAACTACAATGCTCATCTATCGGATTAAAATCTCGAGCATATTTTGCATTTCTTACTACTAATCGTCCGTTTGATGTCATGCATGTTCCATTTCGAGCAATTCTAGTTGGTAATACACAGTCAAACATATCTACACCGCGAATCGCCCCATCTATAAGTGCATCTGGCGAGCCAACTCCCATTAAATAACGCGGTTTATTAGATGGTAAAAATGGAGTTGTAAATTCTAATACTTTATTCATAACATGCTTTGGCTCTCCAACAGAAAGTCCACCAATTGCATAACCAGGAAAATCTAATGAAACTAAATCTTCCGCACTTTGCTTTCGCAACGCTTCATATTCCCCACCTTGGACTATTCCAAACAAACCTTGATCATGAGGACGATTATGCGCCTGTAAACATCTCTCCGCCCAGCGAGAAGTTCTTTCTACCGAGGCTTTCATGTAATCATATTCCGCTGGATATGGAGGACATTCATCAAAGGCCATCATAATATCAGATCCAAGAGCATTTTGAATATCCATGGCTTTTTCTGGAGATAGAAAAAGTTTCTCTCCATTTAAGTGATTACGAAAATGGACTCCTTCTTCTTTTATCTCTCGCATATCACTCAGACTAAATACTTGAAAACCACCAGAATCAGTAAGAATTGCTCCATCCCAATTCATAAACTTATGCAATCCGCCAGCTTCTCGAATAATATCTTCACCAGGCCGTAACCAAAGGTGATACGTATTTGATAATATAATATTTGCTTGCATGGATTGCAAATCTTCTGGGCTCATCGTTTTTACTGTTGCCAACGTCCCTACTGGCATAAATGTTGGCGTATCAAACGACCCATGAGGAGTATGAACTCGTCCTAATCTAGCACCAGTTTGTTTATCCGTCTTAATTAATTCATACGTTATTGGATTCATTATATTCTTCCTTTTTATAAGATTAACATTGCGTCACCAAAGCTGAAGAAACGATATTCTTCTTTCACTGCTTCATTGTAAGCATGAAGGATTGCTTCCTTACCCGCTAACGCACTTATCATCATAATTAATGTTGATTTCGGTAAATGGAAATTTGTGATTAGACCATCAATCGCGCGGAATTTATATGGAGGATAGATAAAAATATCTGTCCACCCTCTAGTAGCAACAAACTTGCCATCATGGTCGCGAACAATCGTTTCTAGTGTGCGCGTAGATGTGGTGCCTACAGAGATAATTCTTCTTCCAGCTGCCTTGGCTTCATTCAGTGTTTTTGCTGCAGATTCCGACATGGAATAAAATTCCGAGTGCATATCGTGATCTTCAACTGAATCAACACTGACTGGTCGAAATGTACCAAGTCCTACATGTAATGTGACAAAAACAATATTGACACCCATAGCTTTGATATCTTCTAACAACTTATCGGTAAAGTGTAACCCAGCAGTAGGTGCAGCTGCAGAACCTTTCTCTTTCGCATAGACAGTTTGATATCTATCTTGCTCTGGTAATTGTTCTTTAATATATGGAGGTAATGGCATCTCACCTAATTGGTCTAAAATCTCATAAAAAATACCTGTATAAGAAAAAGTCATGATTCGACCACCGTGATCTTTTAGATCAATACAAGTCGCTTTTAACTTTCCATTACCAAATATGATTTCCGTGCCAACTTTAACTTTTTTTGCTGGTTTCACGAGTACTTCCCATGTATCTTCTTCTTGTTGATGTAAAAGTAATACCTCTATTTTTGCACCTGTATCTGATTTTACGCCGTACAATCTTGCAGGTAATACTTTTGTGTCATTTAACACTAAACAGTCTCCTGCTTGAAGGTAAGTAGTAATATCTTTGAAACTACGGTGGGTAATTTCGCTAGTCTGTTTATCCAAAACACATAAGCGTGAAGATGTACGATCCTTAAGCGGTGTTTGTGCAATTAATTCTTCTGGTAAATGAAAATCAAAATCTTCTATCTGCATGTTTATCTCCTTCATTTAACGAAATCTTCCAATGATAAACATAATCAATGTCAAAATAATACTAACAACAATTGAAGTTACAATTGGAAAATGAAATGTAAAATTACCTTTATTTATAGTAATATCCCCGGGCAATCTGCCAATGAACGTCCACAGAATACCAATTATGATAAAAACAACTCCAATGATAATAAACATTTTACCCATGTTTAATCTTCACCAGTCCTTTTTATTCCTAAATGATCATACGCTTTTGATGTAATGACTCTTCCCCTAGGTGTACGTTGAATAAAACCAAGCTGTAATAAGAAGGGTTCATAAACTTCTTCAATTGTTTGAGATTCCTCTCCAATCGTAGCAGCGATTGTATCTAAACCTACTGGTCCACCACTAAATCCTTCAATAATTCCTGTAAGCAACTTGTGATCAACGTGGTCTAATCCTGCATCGTCTACTTGAAGCATTTCTAATGCTTGCTT from Oceanobacillus iheyensis HTE831 encodes:
- a CDS encoding post-transcriptional regulator, translating into MTVVPIYNGIGGDKMEIKHKVDEWKQTIIPALQSKAEELEMLGYSQATSDDVWRCLKEKVWKGDPEKQLYEVVQDIFHLGSNIYLSYLTMSSYQNEDLLASIAALTENNVVEDE
- a CDS encoding DUF2905 domain-containing protein; its protein translation is MGKMFIIIGVVFIIIGILWTFIGRLPGDITINKGNFTFHFPIVTSIVVSIILTLIMFIIGRFR
- the tgt gene encoding tRNA guanosine(34) transglycosylase Tgt, which encodes MNPITYELIKTDKQTGARLGRVHTPHGSFDTPTFMPVGTLATVKTMSPEDLQSMQANIILSNTYHLWLRPGEDIIREAGGLHKFMNWDGAILTDSGGFQVFSLSDMREIKEEGVHFRNHLNGEKLFLSPEKAMDIQNALGSDIMMAFDECPPYPAEYDYMKASVERTSRWAERCLQAHNRPHDQGLFGIVQGGEYEALRKQSAEDLVSLDFPGYAIGGLSVGEPKHVMNKVLEFTTPFLPSNKPRYLMGVGSPDALIDGAIRGVDMFDCVLPTRIARNGTCMTSNGRLVVRNAKYARDFNPIDEHCSCHVCKNYSRAYIRHLIKCNETFGFRLTTYHNLHFLLKLMEQVRTAIKEDRLGDFKESFFEQYGLNKANPKNF
- a CDS encoding TIGR04086 family membrane protein yields the protein MNKNQWTALLYGWVALFGILIISSFILALLLNFTEFSESALSLVTLIIGILALFIGGLIAGLKGKNKGWMIGAMIGVGFTLLIFLVQYLGYQQGFTLKQTAYHSLYLAVALLGGIIGVNLSGTEEVE
- the spoVB gene encoding stage V sporulation protein B gives rise to the protein MTKQSFLQGALILIVAGMITRFMGFINRIVVARLMGEEGVGLYMMALPTLFLVMTLTQFGLPVAISKRVAEADAQNDQHRIKKIVVVSLAITLTASIVFTAILILVAPLVASTLLTDERVMVPLIVISPIIPIAAMSAVLRGYFQGKQNMTPQSVAQVIEQIVRIICVAVFIQLLLPYGVEYAAAGAMFSVILGEFISLLYMVRKFKRKRTVKVRNNFFRVLSEGKQTAKDLFSISLPTLGSRMIGSFSNFLDPILVVQSLAIAGVTATVATKQYGELTGYAMPLLFLPTFITSSLSIALVPSIAEAEANKQISVIHNRIHQSIRISFASGAISTVVLTVFATEILTYMYGTDSASKFLLLMAPFFLFLYIQAPLQSALQALDLARPAMWNSLIGMGLKFIVMILFASNPSFGILGAAMAICVSVVIVTLLHLAVLKKNINYMIPFIDFVKMIILVGLTFWIGYSLKQFIPNLDGQIFIFGTLLIALLSIYILLLFILKFITKQELQQIPLFRKK
- the yajC gene encoding preprotein translocase subunit YajC, with product MEAIMPFMWIIIMFAIFYFLLIRPQQKRQKQVKQMQDNLEKGNDIITIGGLHAKIHALDEGTIVLITPEGTKLTYDRNAIREVKQD
- the queA gene encoding tRNA preQ1(34) S-adenosylmethionine ribosyltransferase-isomerase QueA, which codes for MQIEDFDFHLPEELIAQTPLKDRTSSRLCVLDKQTSEITHRSFKDITTYLQAGDCLVLNDTKVLPARLYGVKSDTGAKIEVLLLHQQEEDTWEVLVKPAKKVKVGTEIIFGNGKLKATCIDLKDHGGRIMTFSYTGIFYEILDQLGEMPLPPYIKEQLPEQDRYQTVYAKEKGSAAAPTAGLHFTDKLLEDIKAMGVNIVFVTLHVGLGTFRPVSVDSVEDHDMHSEFYSMSESAAKTLNEAKAAGRRIISVGTTSTRTLETIVRDHDGKFVATRGWTDIFIYPPYKFRAIDGLITNFHLPKSTLIMMISALAGKEAILHAYNEAVKEEYRFFSFGDAMLIL
- a CDS encoding ArsB/NhaD family transporter; translated protein: MEITLTAIIFIVSYIFIMTEKINRAIIALAGGTLLILTGVYTIDEVFTQYIDWNTIALLFSMMVLISITEKTGLFTFIAIRFAQKVKGNQVALLIGSGILTAIGSAFLDNVTTVLIFVPIMIQITKLLKLPLFPYLLMIIFSSNIGGSATLIGDPPNIMIGQAVDHFTFLSFLQHTAPVAIIMFVIQLVLLLVLFRKPLKNARPEVEKIVKLDAKEKLLISPLLYKSVSVLLLTIMGFILHSIVHVSMTAIALSGAILLLLLTEKDLHTEHVFSKVEWVTLFFFIGLFTIVGGLEQVGIIDELARLLVATTEGDYVTTTILILWMSGIFSGFIDNIPFVAAMIPVIQEFESYGMIYLDPIWWALAIGACLGGNATLIGASANVVVAGMAESAGEKISFLRFMKFGMIIVFLSLIVSSIYIYFRYLLPYTNM